In Daucus carota subsp. sativus chromosome 4, DH1 v3.0, whole genome shotgun sequence, one DNA window encodes the following:
- the LOC108218278 gene encoding MADS-box protein AGL71, whose product MGRVKREIKKIENVTSRQITFSKRRRGLVKKAHELSVLCDVDVALIIFSPTGRFLSKVTGKREDGADQNHQSRVSMNSQFEDLQQELVECKSQLEATDKRLSMLEGGASKHRATSQKTEHDKRIFKQIPKPPKLRKVNMYPENTDLDGLVAKDGCNYLEPFPQKDPGVQQEDALNFLDCSSTLLLPR is encoded by the exons ATGGGGAGAGTGAAGCGAGAGATCAAGAAGATTGAGAATGTAACAAGCAGGCAAATCACTTTCTCAAAGAGAAGAAGGGGACTTGTCAAGAAAGCTCATGAGCTTTCTGTCCTCTGTGATGTTGATGTTGCTCTCATCATCTTTTCTCCCACTGGTAGA TTTTTATCTAAAGTTACTGGTAAGAGGGAAGATGGAGCTGATCAAAATCATCAATCCAG GGTGAGCATGAATTCCCAGTTTGAG GATTTGCAACAAGAACTCGTGGAGTGTAAATCTCAGTTAGAGGCCACAGACAAAAGATTAAG CATGCTCGAAGGTGGCGCCTCCAAGCACAGAGCCACGTCGCAGAAGACCGAACACGACAAAAGAATATTTAAGCAGATCCCCAAACCTCCCAAACTAAGGAAG GTAAACATGTATCCAGAGAATACAGATCTTGATGGTTTGGTCGCAAAAGATGGATGCAATTACTTGGAACCATTTCCACAGAAAGACCCGGGAGTACAACAAGAAGATGCCCTCAATTTTCTTGATTGCAGTAGTACTCTTCTCCTCCCAAGGTAA